TAGCGACGAACCGGGTATGAGCCCGCTGGAAGTATGGTGCAACGAATCTCAGGAGCGCTATGTAATGGCCGTTGCTCCAGAGCAAATTGCGCTGTTTGATGAGATTTGCCGCCGTGAGCGCGCTCCTTATGCGGTGATTGGCGAAGCGACTGAGCAGCGCCAGTTAGTCCTCAATGATCGGCATTTCGACAACCAACCGATCGACATGCCACTCGACGTCTTGCTGGGCAAAACGCCGAAAATGACTCGTGACGTTACTCGCCAGCAGGCGCAGGGCCACGAACTGGATCGGCGAGAGATTACGCTGGAAGACGCGGTTAAGCGTGTTTTACATCTTCCGGCTGTTGCCGAGAAAACATTCCTGATTACCATCGGCGACCGTAGCGTTACCGGTATGGTCGCGCGGGATCAGATGGTCGGGCCGTGGCAGGTTCCGGTAGCCGACTGTGCGGTGACAACCGCAAGCTTCGATACTTATTACGGTGAAGCGATGTCTCTTGGCGAGCGTGCGCCGGTTGCGCTGCTGGACTTTGCCGCATCGGCTCGCCTCGCGGTTGGCGAGGCGCTAACCAATATCGCGGCGACCCAAATCGGTGGCCTGAAGCGCGTTAAGTTATCCGCTAACTGGATGTCTGCCGCTGGCCATCCGGGCGAGGATGCCGGGTTATACGACGCGGTGAAAGCCGTGGGTGAAGAGTTATGCCCGGCGCTGGGCCTGACCATTCCGGTGGGTAAAGACTCGATGTCGATGAAAACCCGCTGGCAGGATGGCAATGAACAAAAAGAGATGACTTCTCCGTTGTCGCTGGTTATCTCCGCCTTTGCTCGCGTAGAAGATGTTCGCCACACCGTTACTCCTCAACTGCAGCTGGTTGATAACGAACTTATCCTGATTGATCTGGGCTGCGGACGTAATGCGCTGGGTGCTACGGCACTGGCTCAGGTTTATCGTCAGCTGGGCGATAAGCCTGCCGATCTGCATGATGTTGCCCAATTCCGCGGCTTCTTTGAAGTTATGCAGCAACTGGTAGCTGCAGGGAAACTGCTGGCTTATCACGACCGCGGGGATGGCGGGCTGCTGGTGACGCTGGCAGAGATGGCTTTTGCCGGCCACTGCGGTATTGAAGCCGATATCAGCGCGCTGGGCGATGACAGCCTGGCGGCACTGTTTAATGAAGAGCTGGGCGCGGTTATCCAGGTTGCGGCCCAGGATGTTGAGCCGGTACTCGCAGCGCTGCGTGATGCAGGGCTGGGGGAATGCAGCCATCGTCTGGGACGCGCCACTGAAGGTGACCGGTTCACACTGAGCGCTAATGGCAGCCCGGTATATAGCCAGAAACGTTCAACACTGCGGATGTGGTGGGCTGAAACCAGCTGGCAGATGCAGCGCCTGCGCGATAATCCGGAATGTGCCGACAGTGAACACCAGGCCAGAGCCGATGAGAGCGACCCAGGGCTGAATGTAAGCCTTAGCTTCAATCCGACCGAAGACGTAGCTGCTCCTTATATTGCACGTGGTGCGCGGCCTAAGCTTGCGGTTCTGCGTGAGCAGGGGGTGAACTCTCACGTCGAAATGGCCGCAGCATTCCACCGCGCTGGCTTTGAAGCTATCGATGTGCATATGAGTGATCTGATTGGCGGCAGCCGCGATCTGAGTGACTTCCAGGCATTGGTTGCCTGCGGCGGTTTCTCTTACGGTGATGTGCTGGGGGCTGGAGAAGGCTGGGCCAAATCTATCCTATTTAACAGCAGGGCGCGCGACACCTTTGGCGAGTTTTTCCACCGGCCGCAAACTCTGGCGCTCGGCGTATGCAATGGCTGCCAGATGATGTCTAACCTGCGGGAGCTTATTCCTGGCAGCGATTTGTGGCCACGCTTTGTGCGTAACCGCTCTGACCGTTTTGAGGCACGCTTTAGCTTGGTAGAGGTCACCGCCAGCCCGTCGTTGTTACTGCAAGGGATGGAAGGTTCGCGTTTACCGATTGCGGTATCGCACGGCGAAGGGCAGGTAGAGCTGCGTGACGGGGCACATCTTGCCGAGCTGGAAAGCAAAGGTCTGGTGGCTTTACGTTATGTCGATAACTACGGTAACGCGACCGAGCGTTATCCTGCAAACCCTAATGGTTCGGTGAATGGCATTACCGCTGTTACGAGTGAAAGCGGTCGGGCAACTATTATGATGCCGCACCCGGAGCGAGTTTTCCGTACCGTTGCTAACTCCTGGCATCCTGAGGAGTGGGCTGAAGATGGCCCGTGGATGCGGTTGTTCCGCAATGCCCGTCGGCAACTGGGCTAAGGTAAACAAGCATAAGGCCCCGAAAGGGGCCTTTTTTGTCGCGAAAACCTGACAATGTCATATTCATGATGTCTCCAAAAAGAGACAGTTAATCAATTGATTTTTATATGATATTTAAATTTGTGAATTTGACGTCTCTTTTTGGAGACAGGGGCAGGCTGTGATCCCGATCTCAGTTGTGCGAAGGTATTCAGGGGTGTTTTTATTTTTTGTTTATTTATCATATACTTATAAAAATAATTTCGAGGGTTATAAAAATTGGCACGCATGCTGCATTATTAAAATCAGTTGCTCATTCAATTTCTTATGTCAGCCCCTACACGGCGAGCTACATAAACCCCGGAATGACGCACAAAAAGGTGCCTGCCGTCCAACTGGTGATAAAAGTATGTTTCATACTTATCACACTCCGGGCGAAACGTGGAGTTAGGCACCGCCTCATTTAGTATAAAGGCCAGATACTCGTATCTGGCCTTTATCATTTCTGGCCTTCCATCTATCTCCCGCCTCGGTTAGCATCTTGCTAAACGCGCCAACCGGGATATCTCCTTGAAACGCTGGTCACTTTCTCCCCGCTCTTTACGTCAGCTGGTCACTATGGCCTTTTTGCTGGTGTTACTTCCTTTGCTGGTGCTCGCCTGGCAGGCATGGCACAGCCTGAATGTATTAAGCGAACATGCTGCCCGAACGAACCGTACTACGCTGGTGGATGCACGGCGCAGTGAGATGATGTCTGCCGCCGCTCTGGAGATGGAGCGTAGTTATCGCCAGTACTGCGTGCTGGATGATGCAACACTGTCACGGGTCTACCTTAATCAACGCCAGCGCTATATATCTCTGCTCGACGCCCAGGATGATGTTGTGGCACAGCCTGCCATTACCACCCCACTGCGAGATCATCTGAATAAGCTGGCTCGTCTGGTATGCAGTAATAACTCCCCAACGCCGGAGGCTTCGGCCCATCTGGAGGCTTTTGCCCGCTATAACTCGCAATTGGTGCAGGCGACGCGTAGTGAGATTGCAGGGCGCGGCCTGAAACTTCAGCAGCAGATAGCGAAACGTGGGCAGTTTTTTGGCTGGCAGGCCCTGGTATTATTTTTGGTCAGCCTGGGGTTAGTGCTGCTATTCACCCGGATGATTATCGGGCCGGTAAAAGCCCTGGGCCGGATGATTAACCGGTTGGGCGAAGGAGAATATCTGGAGCGCGATCTCTCATTCAGTGGGCCGAGAGAGCTGAGATTTTTAGCTCAGAGGATTATCTGGCTCAGCGATCGTCTGGGCTGGCTTGAAGCCCAGCGCCATCAATTTTTACGCCATTTGTCCCATGAGCTTAAAACGCCACTAGCCAGCCTGCGCGAAGGCACTGACCTGTTAGCTGATGAAGTTGTGGGGCCCTTAAGCGCCGAGCAACGTGCGGTGGTTGAGATCCTGGATACCAGCAGCCGCAATCTGCAAACCCTTATCGAGCAGCTACTTGATTACAATCGTCGGTTATCCGGGCAGACTACGGCACCGCAAAAAGTTGAGCTTCCGCCGGTGATTGATGCTATCCAGCTGGCTCATCAGCTACCGGCTCGAGCCAAAAATATGCGCACTGAAATGAGTCTTAAAGAGAGCTTCTGCCAGGCTGACCCGGAGTTGCTACGTACCGCGCTTGATAACCTCTATTCCAATGCCGTGTACTATGGCGAGGAATCCGGTACCATTTATCTTTGCAGCCAGCGGGAAGGTAACTGGGTCTATATTGATGTGGCTAATACCGGCCAGCCCATTCCTGAGGCCGAACGTGCGATGATTTTTGAGCCGTTTTATCAGGGGCGTCTACAGCGTAAAGGCGCGGTAAAAGGTTCTGGCCTGGGGTTGAGCATTGCCCAGGATTGCGTAGCCCGTATGCAGGGTAAACTTAGCCTTACTGAACGACCTGACGCCGCCGTTTGCTTCCGCATTGCGTTGCCAGTTTTCAACGAGAATCAACAACCATGAGTTATACCGCTTTATTTTCTGCGCCCGCCCGACTGAAAAGTATTTGGGTGCTGGCTCTGCCGCTAATGTTAGCCGGCTGTGCACCCGTTTCGGTGCCCCCAAAAGTTCAGCATGTCAGCATCCCGGCCCCTACGCATCAGATAGCGGACTACCATAAACTTGAGTGCCCGGTTTTATGGAAACTACACGGACAGTTGCCGGAGACCAACAGCGTTTACTGGCTGCGCATGATGGATTGCGCCGCAGAGATGACGCCAGCCCAGGCCCGTCAGGAGGCCAGCCGCTGGACTGACGATAGCTGGGAAGGTGCCTATAAGCGCAGCATTTTATTGGGCAAAGCCAAAATTACGCCTCAGGAGCGTAGTAAGCTTATCGATGCGCTGGATGCTATGTACGACCAGGTACCGCTGAATCAGCGTACACTGTTTCAGTTATGGCGCGACGGTCAGGCAAGTGAATATCAGCTGTCGCAGGCCCGAACTCGCTATAGCAAACTGCAGCAAAGCAGTGATAAAGAGCTGGATGACATGCATCGTGAACAGCAGCAATTACACCGCGAGCTGATTCAAACACAAAGCAAATTGCAGTCACTTACCGATATTGAGCGCCAGCTCTCCAGCCGTAAATCCAGCGCGCTGGACAGCCACTCATCATTGCCCGACGGCGATCGTCACGACGATGATTCAGCTCAGCCGGATACCCAGCCTGCGCCCAGCCAGTCACCAGAGGGGAATCAATGAAGGAGCATCGTAATGCACGGTTATTGCTGGTTGACGACGACCCGGGGCTATTAAAACTTCTGGGGTTGCGGTTATCCAGCGAAGGCTATCAGGTGCAGACGGCACCGAGCGGTGCGGAAGCGCTGCGACTGCTGGCGCGTGAGAAGGTCGACCTTGTCATCAGCGATTTACGCATGGATGAGATGGATGGCCTGGCGCTGTTTGCCGAAATCCAAAAAGCCCATCCGGGGATGCCCGTTATTATTTTGACAGCCCATGGGTCAATTCCTGAGGCGGTGACCGCCACTCAGCAGGGGGTATTTAGCTTTCTGACTAAGCCGGTGGATAAAGAGGCGCTTTATCAGGCAATTGATGAAGCCTTACAGCACTCATCCGGGAGCAGCGATGAGCCGTGGAGCGAGGATATTCTGACCCGCAGTCCGTTGATGCAGCGTCTGCTGGAACAGGCTCATCTGGTGGCTCAATCAGCCGTCAGCGTTTTGATTTCCGGGCAAAGTGGTACCGGTAAAGAGGTGCTTGCCAAAGCGATTCATCGCGCAAGTGCCCGTAGCAAAGCGCCGTTTATCGCTATTAACTGTGGCGCTTTGCCTGAACAGTTGCTGGAATCCGAACTTTTTGGCCATGCTCGAGGAGCCTTTACCGGTGCGGTCAGCAGCCGTGAAGGGTTGTTCCAGGCAGCAGAGGGCGGCACGCTGTTTCTCGATGAAATTGGCGATATGCCGCTACCGTTACAGGTGAAGCTGTTGCGGGTGTTGCAGGAACGCAAAGTGCGGCCATTGGGCAGCAATAACGATATTGATATTGATGTGCGCATTATCTCTGCGACCCACCGGGATCTACCGCGCGCGATGGAGCAGGGTGAGTTTCGTGAAGACCTTTTCTATCGCCTGAATGTTGTGGCATTACGGCTACCGGCGCTTAATGAGCGCGGCGAGGATATTCCGCTGCTGGCGAACCATTTGCTGCGTCAGTCCGCAGAGCGCCATCAGTCATCAGCACGTAGTTTCTCTTCCGATGCGATGAAGCGTTTGATGACCGCCGCCTGGCCGGGTAACGTGCGCCAGCTGGTTAACGTTATTGAACAGTGTGTGGCTTTGTCTCCGGCTCCGGTCATTAGCGATGCGCTGGTGGCACAGGCTTTGGAAGGCGAAAACACCGTACTGCCAACTTTTGCCGAAGCCCGCAATCAGTTTGAGCTTAACTATCTACGTAAGTTGCTACAGATAGCGCATGGCAACGTAACGCAGGCGGCGCGCCTTGCCGGGCGTAATCGCACCGATTTCTATAAACTGCTGGCGCGTCACGAGCTGGATCCGAACCAATTTAAAAGCGAGTTTTGATGCCGCATTCCCGGTGATGATGTGTTATTTTTGGCAGCCTGAAAATCCGTACAACCGACTGGACTCATCCCTTTAGTGAGTAAATTTAAGGAAAGACCATGAAAAAGATTGATGCGATTATCAAGCCATTCAAACTGGATGATGTGCGCGAAGCGCTGGCCGAAGTCGGGATTACCGGTATGACGGTAACCGAAGTAAAAGGGTTTGGACGCCAGAAAGGGCACACTGAACTCTATCGCGGTGCGGAATACATGGTCGATTTTCTGCCGAAGGTGAAGATTGAGATTGTGGTCAGCGACGATATAGTCGATACCTGCGTGGATACTATTATTCAGACAGCCCAGACCGGTAAAATCGGCGACGGCAAAATCTTTGTTTTCGACGTCGCCCGGGTTATTCGTATCCGTACCGGCGAAGAAGACGACGCCGCTATCTGATTCTTTCCTCTCCCTTGCGGGAGAGGGCTTTGCTTAAAGGGCTTTTAGTGGGCCAAAGCATTCGTAGCGAATACGCTCCGGCGCGATACCCAGCTCGGTCAGCTGCTGGTTAACCGCCTGCATAAAACCAATCGGCCCACACAGATAAAACTGCATATCTTTAGCGCCCAGAGCGCCTTCTAACGGTGCCAGTGCCATCCGACCCGCCGTGTCAAACGCCGCGCTATTAAGATCCCGCTGGCTCGGCTGGCTGTACCATGTGTGGTGGTTAAATTGACCCAGGCTAGTGCCGATGCGCGCTATTTCATCGCGAAACGCGTCCCGTTCGCCGTTGCGCGTGACATACAGCCAGTTCACCTGTGCCTGATGGCTACCTTCGGCCAGCGCATCGAGCATTGCCAGCATCGGTGTCAGGCCTACGCCGGCGGAGATAAGCGTAACCGGGGCCTCTGGTGCAACGTTTAGCGTGAACTCACCGTGTGGTGGGGTTAACTCTACGACATCACCAACTTTTGCATGCTGGTGTAGCCATTGTGACACCACGCCGCTATCTTCACGTTTCACCGCTATACGGTAGCTTTTAGCCGCTTTACCGCTTCGGGTCAGGGAGTACTGGCGAGCCTGACGATGGGCAAAACCCTCTGGTTTAAGGAACAGGCACAGATACTGGCCCGGCAGATAGCTGACTATTTTTCCACCATCGACCGGCTCCAGCTCGAAGCTGGTAATGATATCGCTTTGAATCGTCTTATTAGTGATGCGGAATGGCCGCACGCCGCGCCAGCCGCCATCTTCGCTGGCGCTAGCCTGGTAAATTTCAGATTCGCGGGTAATAAATATATCGGCCAGCATTCCATAGGCCTTACCCCATGCTTCAAGCACTTCATCCCCAGGATGAATCATCTCATCAATGGTTTCCAGCAAATACTTACCAACAATTGGATACTGGTCAGCGCGAATCAACAGGCTGGCGTGCTTTTGGGCGATAAGCTCTACCGCAGGCAATAGAACAGCAAGGTTATCGATATTTTGGGCATAGGCCAGTACGGCATTGAACAGGGCGGTGCTTTGGGCGCCATTGCGCTGATTGCTGGCGTTAAAAACGTCTTTTAGCTCCGGATGTCCGCTAAGCATTTTGTTGTAAAAGCGGGCGGTAAGCTCTGGGCCAAGGTCGGCAATTACGGGGGCGGTAGATTTGATGATGGCGATAGTTTGTGCATCAGGCATGGGGTGTCTCCTTTTAAGTTGCATATAAAATACACCTTCATGCAATGGTTTTGCTACCAGAAAATAACCATACAGAATGTATTTTTTAACGCAATGTGAAAAAAGCTCACATTTCTCATAAAAAAATCATCATGCTTCCTAAGCATGGAAAAACTGAGGAGAATCCCTGTTTAATACCATGCAATCGTTTGCGTGATGAATTTGTCAAGACTGTTCACCCAGATTTAATTCGTTATACTGTTGCCTCGCCCGATGCCGGGCCATTACCCGTTGCACCATTATCGTTAGCTGAGTCAGGAGATGCGGATGTTAAAGCGTGAAATGAATATTGCCGATTACGATGCCGAGTTATGGCAGGCTATGGAGCAGGAGAAGGTACGTCAGGAAGAGCATATTGAACTGATCGCCTCCGAAAACTACACCAGCCCGCGTGTGATGCAGGCTCAGGGATCTCAGCTAACCAACAAATACGCCGAAGGTTACCCAGGCAAGCGTTACTACGGTGGTTGTGAGCATGTGGATGTTGTTGAGCAGCTGGCTATCGATCGCGCTAAGGAGCTGTTCGGCGCAGACTATGCCAACGTACAGCCGCATTCCGGCTCACAGGCAAACTTTGCCGTTTATACTACGCTGCTGCAGCCTGGCGACACCGTTCTTGGGATGAACCTGGCCCACGGTGGCCACCTGACCCACGGTTCTCCGGTTAACTTCTCCGGCAAGCTTTATAACATCGTGCCTTACGGCATCGATGAAACGGGTCATATCGATTACGCTGACCTGGAAAAACAGGCAAAAGAGCACAAGCCAAAGATGATTATCGGCGGCTTCTCGGCCTATTCCGGCGTGGTTGACTGGGCGAAGATGCGTGAAATTGCCGACAGCATCGGTGCTTATCTGTTTGTGGATATGGCTCACGTAGCCGGTCTGGTTGCTGCGGGCGTGTATCCGAATCCGGTCCCACATGCTCACGTGGTTACCACCACCACCCATAAAACCCTCGCGGGTCCACGCGGTGGTTTGATCCTGGCGAAAGACGGTAGCGAAGAGCTGTATAAGAAGCTGAATTCTGCCGTATTCCCAGGCGCTCAGGGCGGCCCGCTGATGCACGTTATTGCCGGTAAAGCCGTTGCGCTCAAAGAGGCTATGGAGCCAGAGTTTAAAGCTTATCAGCAGCAGGTGGCAAAAAACGCGAAGGCGATGGTTGAGGTGTTTATCGATCGTGGTTACAACGTGGTTTCTGGCGGTACCGACAACCACCTGTTCCTGCTGGATCTGGTTGATAAAAACCTGACTGGTAAAGAAGCTGATGCGGCACTGGGCCGGGCCAACATCACCGTGAACAAAAACAGCGTACCTAACGATCCGAAAAGCCCGTTTGTTACTTCCGGTGTGCGTATCGGTACTCCAGCGGTTACCCGTCGCGGTTTTAAAGAGGCCGAAGTTCGTGAACTGGCTGGCTGGATGTGCGACGTGCTGGATAGCATTAACGATGAAGCGGTGATTGAAAATACTAAGCAGAAGGTTCTGGCTATCTGCGAACGCTTCCCGGTATATGCCTGATAAGGTATCTATCTGAAAACGGGGCCACAGGCCCCGTTTTTGTATCTGCAATATCTCTCGGTTCAGGCGTCTAGCGTGTAGTGGTATTCCCGCTCAATTAGTTCACTAAACTCAGAAAACCTTTTCTCCAGCTCGGCATTTGCCACTCTATGGCTAAAGTAAACCACCGGGAAGAACGCCGAAGAGCCCAGGTTATCGACCACTACAATCTGCTTTTGGTGCGTTTCGTCTTCCCGCACGACCAGATTGTAGGGATGAAGCTTGCGGGTAATTAGCCAGCCCTGTTGTGCCTCTTTTTTGAAACGCAGCCAGGCTTTATCTAACCAGTCAATAGATTGCTGAATTTGCGACCACTCGTGCAAATAAGTAGCCAGCGTTTTTGACTCGTTATTATCGCTGCTGGTGATGCGTTCATAAACAAATCCCAGCCCGAGATTTGTCGTCACAGTACCGTAATATTGGGCTACCGCCGGGTTATCAATATGCTTATTTTTTATGAAATGGTAATAGCGTAATTCACGCTCGGTTTCGACCAGGCCGCTGGCCGTAGTCTGATGATGAATCTTAATACACAGAGAGTCATTCTCTGGGTGCTGATAGCAGGAACGATGACCGCCGCGGGCAATCAGCAATTCGGGAGT
This genomic interval from Salmonella enterica subsp. enterica serovar Choleraesuis contains the following:
- the purL gene encoding phosphoribosylformylglycinamidine synthase encodes the protein MMEILRGSPALSAFRITKLLARFQAAQLPVEDVYAEYVHFADVDAPLTDDERARLVRLLEYGPHQDSRPLGDELMVVVPRPGTISPWASKATDIARNCGLSKILRLERGIAWSITAPALSDSQREQVANMLHDRMMEAVLPSLEAASVLFSHQQPAPVVSVDLLARGRVALEEANQRLGLALADDEIDYLEKAFRELARNPNDIELYMFAQANSEHCRHKIFNADWIIDGEQQDKSLFKMIKNTFEQTPDYVLSAYKDNAAVMEGSEVGRFFADYDSASYSYHQEPAHILMKVETHNHPTAISPWPGAATGSGGEIRDEGATGRGAKPKAGLVGFSVSNLRIPGFEQPWEQDFGKPERIVSALDIMTEGPLGGAAFNNEFGRPALTGYFRTYEEQVSSHNGTELRGYHKPIMLAGGIGNIRDGHVQKGEIPPGAQLIVLGGPAMNIGLGGGAASSMASGQSDADLDFASVQRDNPEMERRCQEVIDRCWQLGDANPILFIHDVGAGGLSNAMPELVSDGGRGGRFELRKILSDEPGMSPLEVWCNESQERYVMAVAPEQIALFDEICRRERAPYAVIGEATEQRQLVLNDRHFDNQPIDMPLDVLLGKTPKMTRDVTRQQAQGHELDRREITLEDAVKRVLHLPAVAEKTFLITIGDRSVTGMVARDQMVGPWQVPVADCAVTTASFDTYYGEAMSLGERAPVALLDFAASARLAVGEALTNIAATQIGGLKRVKLSANWMSAAGHPGEDAGLYDAVKAVGEELCPALGLTIPVGKDSMSMKTRWQDGNEQKEMTSPLSLVISAFARVEDVRHTVTPQLQLVDNELILIDLGCGRNALGATALAQVYRQLGDKPADLHDVAQFRGFFEVMQQLVAAGKLLAYHDRGDGGLLVTLAEMAFAGHCGIEADISALGDDSLAALFNEELGAVIQVAAQDVEPVLAALRDAGLGECSHRLGRATEGDRFTLSANGSPVYSQKRSTLRMWWAETSWQMQRLRDNPECADSEHQARADESDPGLNVSLSFNPTEDVAAPYIARGARPKLAVLREQGVNSHVEMAAAFHRAGFEAIDVHMSDLIGGSRDLSDFQALVACGGFSYGDVLGAGEGWAKSILFNSRARDTFGEFFHRPQTLALGVCNGCQMMSNLRELIPGSDLWPRFVRNRSDRFEARFSLVEVTASPSLLLQGMEGSRLPIAVSHGEGQVELRDGAHLAELESKGLVALRYVDNYGNATERYPANPNGSVNGITAVTSESGRATIMMPHPERVFRTVANSWHPEEWAEDGPWMRLFRNARRQLG
- a CDS encoding two-component sensor histidine kinase, with the translated sequence MKRWSLSPRSLRQLVTMAFLLVLLPLLVLAWQAWHSLNVLSEHAARTNRTTLVDARRSEMMSAAALEMERSYRQYCVLDDATLSRVYLNQRQRYISLLDAQDDVVAQPAITTPLRDHLNKLARLVCSNNSPTPEASAHLEAFARYNSQLVQATRSEIAGRGLKLQQQIAKRGQFFGWQALVLFLVSLGLVLLFTRMIIGPVKALGRMINRLGEGEYLERDLSFSGPRELRFLAQRIIWLSDRLGWLEAQRHQFLRHLSHELKTPLASLREGTDLLADEVVGPLSAEQRAVVEILDTSSRNLQTLIEQLLDYNRRLSGQTTAPQKVELPPVIDAIQLAHQLPARAKNMRTEMSLKESFCQADPELLRTALDNLYSNAVYYGEESGTIYLCSQREGNWVYIDVANTGQPIPEAERAMIFEPFYQGRLQRKGAVKGSGLGLSIAQDCVARMQGKLSLTERPDAAVCFRIALPVFNENQQP
- the yfhG gene encoding membrane protein: MSYTALFSAPARLKSIWVLALPLMLAGCAPVSVPPKVQHVSIPAPTHQIADYHKLECPVLWKLHGQLPETNSVYWLRMMDCAAEMTPAQARQEASRWTDDSWEGAYKRSILLGKAKITPQERSKLIDALDAMYDQVPLNQRTLFQLWRDGQASEYQLSQARTRYSKLQQSSDKELDDMHREQQQLHRELIQTQSKLQSLTDIERQLSSRKSSALDSHSSLPDGDRHDDDSAQPDTQPAPSQSPEGNQ
- a CDS encoding two-component system response regulator GlrR; the encoded protein is MKEHRNARLLLVDDDPGLLKLLGLRLSSEGYQVQTAPSGAEALRLLAREKVDLVISDLRMDEMDGLALFAEIQKAHPGMPVIILTAHGSIPEAVTATQQGVFSFLTKPVDKEALYQAIDEALQHSSGSSDEPWSEDILTRSPLMQRLLEQAHLVAQSAVSVLISGQSGTGKEVLAKAIHRASARSKAPFIAINCGALPEQLLESELFGHARGAFTGAVSSREGLFQAAEGGTLFLDEIGDMPLPLQVKLLRVLQERKVRPLGSNNDIDIDVRIISATHRDLPRAMEQGEFREDLFYRLNVVALRLPALNERGEDIPLLANHLLRQSAERHQSSARSFSSDAMKRLMTAAWPGNVRQLVNVIEQCVALSPAPVISDALVAQALEGENTVLPTFAEARNQFELNYLRKLLQIAHGNVTQAARLAGRNRTDFYKLLARHELDPNQFKSEF
- a CDS encoding nitrogen regulatory protein P-II is translated as MKKIDAIIKPFKLDDVREALAEVGITGMTVTEVKGFGRQKGHTELYRGAEYMVDFLPKVKIEIVVSDDIVDTCVDTIIQTAQTGKIGDGKIFVFDVARVIRIRTGEEDDAAI
- the hmp gene encoding flavohemoprotein; this encodes MPDAQTIAIIKSTAPVIADLGPELTARFYNKMLSGHPELKDVFNASNQRNGAQSTALFNAVLAYAQNIDNLAVLLPAVELIAQKHASLLIRADQYPIVGKYLLETIDEMIHPGDEVLEAWGKAYGMLADIFITRESEIYQASASEDGGWRGVRPFRITNKTIQSDIITSFELEPVDGGKIVSYLPGQYLCLFLKPEGFAHRQARQYSLTRSGKAAKSYRIAVKREDSGVVSQWLHQHAKVGDVVELTPPHGEFTLNVAPEAPVTLISAGVGLTPMLAMLDALAEGSHQAQVNWLYVTRNGERDAFRDEIARIGTSLGQFNHHTWYSQPSQRDLNSAAFDTAGRMALAPLEGALGAKDMQFYLCGPIGFMQAVNQQLTELGIAPERIRYECFGPLKAL
- the glyA gene encoding serine hydroxymethyltransferase, coding for MLKREMNIADYDAELWQAMEQEKVRQEEHIELIASENYTSPRVMQAQGSQLTNKYAEGYPGKRYYGGCEHVDVVEQLAIDRAKELFGADYANVQPHSGSQANFAVYTTLLQPGDTVLGMNLAHGGHLTHGSPVNFSGKLYNIVPYGIDETGHIDYADLEKQAKEHKPKMIIGGFSAYSGVVDWAKMREIADSIGAYLFVDMAHVAGLVAAGVYPNPVPHAHVVTTTTHKTLAGPRGGLILAKDGSEELYKKLNSAVFPGAQGGPLMHVIAGKAVALKEAMEPEFKAYQQQVAKNAKAMVEVFIDRGYNVVSGGTDNHLFLLDLVDKNLTGKEADAALGRANITVNKNSVPNDPKSPFVTSGVRIGTPAVTRRGFKEAEVRELAGWMCDVLDSINDEAVIENTKQKVLAICERFPVYA
- the yrbL gene encoding hypothetical protein, producing the protein MSAPAITLTPELLIARGGHRSCYQHPENDSLCIKIHHQTTASGLVETERELRYYHFIKNKHIDNPAVAQYYGTVTTNLGLGFVYERITSSDNNESKTLATYLHEWSQIQQSIDWLDKAWLRFKKEAQQGWLITRKLHPYNLVVREDETHQKQIVVVDNLGSSAFFPVVYFSHRVANAELEKRFSEFSELIEREYHYTLDA